CGAGGAACGGGGCAACGGGGCGCAGGTCATGGTCGAGGCCGGCGCGCTCGACGGCGTCGACGCGATCTTCGCCGGCCACGTCACGACCCAGCACCGGGTCGGCGAGATCATGGTCGCCGACGGGACCATCACCGCCCATTCGGACCGCTTCAACATCGCGGTCCATGGCGAGAGCGGACACGGCGCACGCCCGCACGAAGCGATCGATGCCGTAGTCGTCACGGGATTCCTCATCACCGCCATTCAGTCGCTGGTCTCGCGCCATGTGAACCCGGTCTCGCCGTCCGTGATCACCATCGGCTCGGTTCACGCGGGCACCGCCGCGAACATCATCGCCGGCCACGCCGCTCTCGAGGGAATAATCCGTACCACCCGGCCCGACACGCGCGAGGAGATCATCGACGGTCTGCACCGGGCCGCACGGTCGCTCGGCGAGCTGTACCGGGCACGGATAGACGTCACGCTCGGCGAGAGCTGCCCGGCCGTGGTCAATACGCGGCGCGAAACCGCCGTGGCGACAGCCGCCGCGCGCGATGTCGTGTCGGCCGACGGCCTCGTCGTCCAGGAGCACCCGAGCATGGGCGCGGAGGACTTCTCCTATTTCCTGCAGGACACGCCGGGATGCTACGTCCGCTTCGGCGCCAGCGGCGACGGCCGCTACATTCCGCTCCACCATCCCCGTTTCGACGTGGACGAAGGCGTGCTCGACGTCGGCGCCCGCTTCTTCGAGCGCGCGGTCCGCCGTGCGATCGCCGGAGACGGCTCGTGACGTCGCCGAGGGCCGCGGCGACACCGCGCGCGCGCGGGCTCCACCGAC
Above is a genomic segment from Acidobacteriota bacterium containing:
- a CDS encoding amidohydrolase yields the protein MSDTGAATAARTEATAERMRELRRTFHRRPELAYEEVETARTVMAELERLGIPYDYGGRGGGVVGRLAGPGAGPRIALRAEMDALPCTEETGLPFASAAPGRMHACGHDVHMAIVLGAAARLAADPPPGSVVFVFQPAEERGNGAQVMVEAGALDGVDAIFAGHVTTQHRVGEIMVADGTITAHSDRFNIAVHGESGHGARPHEAIDAVVVTGFLITAIQSLVSRHVNPVSPSVITIGSVHAGTAANIIAGHAALEGIIRTTRPDTREEIIDGLHRAARSLGELYRARIDVTLGESCPAVVNTRRETAVATAAARDVVSADGLVVQEHPSMGAEDFSYFLQDTPGCYVRFGASGDGRYIPLHHPRFDVDEGVLDVGARFFERAVRRAIAGDGS